A stretch of the Gemmatimonadales bacterium genome encodes the following:
- a CDS encoding efflux RND transporter periplasmic adaptor subunit, with protein MSVHSASLEQLRQELERLHLLHATGMELASSLDLDELLPLALERMRSAVGAGAGTLWMADEGDMARCRVGAGEIGERLLGAQRPWSEVADALPSAVGATLVVPLQVGDERVGVIQLSDKGGPGGLFNVDDRELVEALAPVTALALRNARVHSAGQRAEDITLILEISREIGSTLDLDRVLRSVVNLASRALTFDRGAVGLYDKGKCEIRAVAGQEHVDPKDPRLQDLIARAGWAAGRGETLYLSDRHAPTSDAERVFLTIFGPDLETDGVESGLYLALKDEEGILGVLVFESSTPDLATENQRGLLMILANQTAVALRNAQLYNQVPMVDAIGAIAAKKQALLALPKRRVQLYAGVGLALLAGLTLIRWPLRVAGSGPTFRAMSLAPVRALVPGVVERVLVAEGTLVPRGAPLASLRATRLAADREATVAEAATAQRQAAQAAARGDAGEERLQRDRGDALQREVSILDQELALTTIRAPVSGVVLTPHVGERAGASVEEGDLLVTLGRIDTLELEFGVDQRDIGRVHPGQEVRFRVDALPQRTLTGRVSSVGLLPSDTAGGVQYPVRAMVPNPDGVLKPDMAAYVRVLTAPASTAGRLLRGPSRWVRLAWWRLWS; from the coding sequence GCTGCCGCTGGCGCTGGAACGAATGCGTTCCGCCGTCGGGGCCGGGGCCGGTACGCTCTGGATGGCCGATGAGGGAGACATGGCACGGTGCCGTGTCGGGGCGGGAGAAATCGGCGAACGGCTGCTGGGCGCGCAACGCCCCTGGAGCGAGGTCGCGGACGCTCTCCCGTCAGCGGTGGGTGCCACCCTGGTAGTCCCCCTGCAGGTCGGCGACGAGCGGGTTGGCGTCATCCAGCTGTCCGACAAAGGCGGCCCAGGCGGCCTGTTCAACGTTGACGACCGGGAGCTGGTCGAAGCGCTGGCTCCGGTCACGGCCCTGGCGCTCCGAAACGCGCGGGTGCACAGCGCGGGTCAGCGCGCCGAGGACATCACCCTCATTCTCGAGATCAGCCGTGAAATCGGCTCCACCCTGGACCTCGATCGAGTGCTCCGGTCGGTGGTGAATCTCGCCTCCCGCGCGCTGACGTTCGACCGCGGGGCGGTCGGACTCTACGACAAAGGGAAATGTGAGATCCGCGCGGTCGCCGGCCAGGAGCACGTGGACCCGAAAGATCCCCGGCTGCAGGATCTCATCGCCCGTGCCGGCTGGGCGGCCGGCCGGGGAGAGACGCTCTACCTGAGCGACCGACATGCGCCCACCTCCGATGCCGAGCGGGTATTTCTCACCATCTTCGGCCCCGACCTGGAGACGGACGGGGTGGAGAGTGGGCTCTACCTCGCCCTCAAGGACGAGGAGGGAATCCTTGGCGTGCTGGTCTTCGAGTCCAGCACACCGGATCTCGCCACCGAGAATCAGCGCGGGCTGCTGATGATCCTGGCCAATCAGACCGCCGTCGCCCTTCGGAACGCCCAGCTCTACAACCAGGTGCCGATGGTCGACGCCATCGGTGCCATCGCTGCGAAGAAGCAGGCGCTGCTGGCGCTCCCGAAGCGGCGAGTCCAGCTCTATGCCGGGGTCGGGCTGGCGTTGCTCGCCGGGTTGACCCTCATCCGTTGGCCGCTTCGAGTCGCCGGGTCCGGTCCAACGTTCCGGGCCATGTCGCTGGCCCCAGTGCGGGCGCTGGTTCCGGGGGTGGTTGAGCGGGTGCTGGTGGCCGAAGGTACCCTGGTGCCGCGAGGCGCCCCGTTGGCATCGCTTCGGGCTACCCGCTTGGCCGCCGACCGCGAGGCGACGGTCGCCGAGGCCGCCACCGCGCAGCGGCAAGCCGCGCAGGCGGCTGCCCGAGGCGATGCGGGCGAGGAGCGGCTTCAGCGAGACCGGGGCGACGCGCTTCAGCGCGAGGTGTCGATCCTGGACCAAGAGCTGGCGCTGACCACGATCCGCGCGCCGGTCTCCGGCGTGGTCCTCACCCCACATGTGGGAGAGCGGGCAGGCGCCTCGGTGGAGGAGGGAGACCTTCTGGTCACCCTGGGCCGTATCGACACGCTGGAGCTCGAGTTCGGGGTCGATCAACGGGATATCGGACGGGTGCACCCGGGGCAGGAAGTCCGCTTCCGGGTGGACGCCCTGCCCCAGCGCACCCTGACGGGCCGGGTGAGCTCGGTGGGTCTGCTGCCCAGCGATACCGCGGGCGGGGTGCAGTATCCGGTCCGGGCCATGGTGCCCAATCCCGACGGCGTCCTCAAGCCGGACATGGCGGCGTACGTCCGGGTGCTGACCGCGCCCGCATCGACTGCGGGGCGGCTGCTGCGGGGTCCGTCCCGATGGGTGCGGCTCGCCTGGTGGAGACTCTGGTCGTGA
- a CDS encoding efflux RND transporter periplasmic adaptor subunit yields the protein MKRTLLLFPILVACGCRQPGPSTKATAAAANDSAGSPPASLVTADTATIDAPLSLPAQLYVEHDAVVFARSAGVVESIFVDLGSRVAANQVLAKLESTEQAIALDQARDRFANAKQRVERQRALKTAGVVTQADSEQMEFEYRAAELALRQAQRDYDLTRIASPFSGALTSRTARIGRLVRSGDTLFRVTALAPILATVRVPETSAFGLKVGSTAEVVGPRGERATARMVRASPVVDAASGTREVVLQVAPGTRLTPGSTVTVRIGSERRQVVTLPRSAIGSEGYALVWEDHRTALRAVTLGSAVPGDRVEVVSGLAPGERVVPSGP from the coding sequence GTGAAACGAACTCTCCTGTTGTTCCCGATCCTGGTTGCCTGTGGCTGCCGCCAGCCCGGCCCGTCCACCAAGGCCACCGCCGCGGCCGCGAATGACTCCGCAGGGTCGCCGCCGGCCTCGCTGGTCACCGCGGACACCGCCACCATCGACGCGCCGCTCTCGCTGCCGGCCCAGCTCTACGTCGAGCACGACGCCGTCGTCTTCGCCCGGTCGGCCGGCGTCGTCGAATCCATCTTCGTCGACCTGGGCAGCCGGGTGGCGGCGAACCAGGTGCTCGCGAAGCTGGAGAGCACCGAGCAAGCGATCGCGCTCGATCAGGCGCGCGATCGGTTCGCCAACGCGAAGCAGCGGGTGGAACGGCAGCGCGCGCTCAAGACCGCCGGCGTGGTGACGCAGGCGGACTCCGAGCAGATGGAGTTCGAGTATCGGGCCGCAGAGCTGGCGCTCAGACAGGCCCAGCGGGACTACGACCTCACCCGGATCGCCTCTCCTTTCAGCGGGGCGCTCACCTCCCGCACCGCCCGGATCGGGCGACTGGTCCGCTCAGGGGACACCCTGTTCAGGGTGACCGCGCTCGCCCCGATACTCGCCACCGTGCGCGTCCCCGAGACGTCCGCCTTCGGCCTCAAGGTGGGCAGCACCGCGGAGGTGGTCGGTCCTCGGGGGGAGCGGGCGACCGCCCGGATGGTGCGGGCGAGCCCGGTGGTCGACGCCGCGAGCGGCACCCGAGAGGTGGTCCTTCAGGTGGCGCCGGGCACCAGGCTCACCCCGGGTTCCACCGTCACGGTCCGGATCGGCTCGGAGCGGCGGCAGGTCGTCACCCTTCCCCGCAGCGCCATCGGCTCGGAAGGGTACGCCCTGGTCTGGGAAGACCATCGAACCGCCCTCCGGGCCGTGACCCTGGGCAGCGCCGTCCCGGGCGACCGGGTCGAGGTGGTGAGCGGACTCGCCCCCGGCGAGCGGGTCGTACCGAGCGGACCGTGA
- a CDS encoding HlyD family efflux transporter periplasmic adaptor subunit has protein sequence MSAPKLRPDLVFVEQTYRGEQSFIVKDPASHKYFRFRPVEALVMRALDGQPLEQAAAALVEQGTRVTAAALEKFAAKLKKMDLCERTLEERSIMLMERLRADRRQRLKPPLFQGDLLRLRWSIGDPDALFDRWMPRFHFFFTRAGVALALAMFAIYFIVLAVKWPEFSDVVRRVFSFEPRTIALMYVSFLFVAAIHELGHGFACKHFGGQVHEIGAMLLYFDLAFFCNVNDAWSFPERRARLWVTAAGSWIQLILAGGAGIVWWATPAGTLLSDFAMATFVMAGILTVILNLNPLIPLDGYFALMDYLEIANLRPRAFGYLGWAVKHHLLGIDVPQPPADEREQRIFLWYGVLAALYSGFILYAFAGLVYGWMDRALGTLGVLLFIGGAWLMFRRQLREFGTAAWLAVRQRISTVGTGRRRRLAWGTGAVLVLGAVIPRPITVTGRFSASPALSIPLTAPEAGMVDRVLVREGTRVTAGAPVIEIRNLPLERRAAASDRLVDSLAALETRARALGQEDELGRLEGERAQEQARLSGMRAELATLRVRAVGSGIVLTQRPEELSGRWVKEGELILQLGQPDSVELRVGLMGAGALQVRPGQTVRLIAHADPGIRLTARIASVSLAAAQPSPGSLEARVRTAAGAAWRPGMTGEASIQVRNSNLWGSLWWALRRRIRSDILL, from the coding sequence GTGAGCGCGCCCAAGCTTCGCCCCGATCTCGTCTTCGTCGAACAGACTTACCGGGGCGAGCAGAGCTTCATCGTCAAAGACCCCGCGAGCCACAAGTATTTCCGGTTCCGCCCGGTCGAGGCCCTGGTCATGCGCGCGCTCGACGGCCAACCACTCGAGCAGGCCGCGGCGGCGCTGGTCGAGCAGGGCACCAGGGTGACGGCGGCCGCGCTGGAGAAGTTCGCCGCGAAGCTCAAGAAGATGGACCTGTGCGAGCGCACCCTGGAGGAGCGCTCGATCATGCTCATGGAGCGCCTGCGGGCAGACCGCCGGCAGCGGCTCAAGCCGCCGCTCTTCCAAGGCGACCTGCTCCGCCTCCGCTGGTCGATCGGCGACCCCGATGCGCTCTTCGATCGATGGATGCCCCGCTTCCACTTCTTCTTCACCCGTGCCGGCGTGGCTCTGGCCCTGGCGATGTTCGCCATCTACTTCATCGTCCTGGCCGTCAAATGGCCGGAGTTCAGCGACGTGGTGCGGCGGGTCTTCAGCTTCGAGCCCCGAACGATCGCGCTCATGTACGTGTCCTTCCTGTTCGTGGCCGCGATCCACGAGCTGGGACACGGCTTCGCCTGCAAGCATTTCGGCGGCCAGGTGCACGAGATCGGTGCCATGCTGCTCTACTTCGACCTGGCCTTCTTCTGCAACGTGAACGACGCCTGGAGCTTTCCCGAGCGGAGGGCCCGGCTGTGGGTCACCGCGGCGGGATCATGGATCCAGCTCATCCTGGCGGGTGGGGCGGGCATCGTCTGGTGGGCCACACCCGCGGGTACGCTGCTCTCCGATTTCGCCATGGCCACCTTCGTCATGGCGGGTATCCTGACCGTCATTCTGAACCTGAATCCGCTCATCCCGCTGGACGGCTACTTCGCCCTGATGGATTACCTCGAGATCGCGAACCTCCGGCCCCGCGCCTTCGGCTACCTTGGCTGGGCGGTGAAACACCACCTGCTGGGGATCGATGTCCCCCAGCCGCCGGCGGATGAGCGCGAGCAGCGGATTTTTCTCTGGTACGGCGTCCTCGCCGCGCTCTACAGCGGATTCATCCTGTACGCCTTTGCCGGGCTCGTCTACGGATGGATGGACCGAGCGCTCGGCACCTTGGGGGTGCTGCTTTTCATCGGGGGCGCATGGCTCATGTTCCGCCGGCAGCTGCGGGAGTTCGGCACCGCCGCATGGCTGGCGGTGCGGCAGCGGATATCCACGGTGGGGACGGGCCGGCGCCGGCGGTTGGCGTGGGGGACGGGGGCGGTCCTGGTGCTCGGGGCGGTGATCCCGCGCCCGATCACGGTAACCGGCCGCTTCAGCGCGTCGCCGGCGCTCTCCATCCCTCTGACGGCTCCGGAAGCCGGCATGGTGGACCGGGTGCTGGTGCGGGAGGGCACCCGGGTCACGGCCGGGGCGCCGGTGATCGAGATCCGAAATCTGCCGCTGGAGCGGCGAGCGGCGGCCTCGGACCGGCTGGTGGACTCGCTCGCCGCGCTCGAGACTCGGGCCCGAGCGCTCGGCCAGGAGGACGAGCTCGGGCGTCTGGAGGGAGAGCGGGCGCAGGAGCAGGCGCGGTTGAGTGGCATGCGGGCCGAGCTGGCCACGCTTCGGGTGCGCGCCGTCGGCAGCGGCATCGTTCTGACCCAGCGACCCGAGGAGCTCTCAGGGCGCTGGGTGAAAGAGGGCGAGCTGATACTTCAGCTGGGCCAGCCCGACTCGGTCGAGCTCCGGGTTGGTCTGATGGGGGCGGGGGCCCTCCAGGTACGGCCGGGACAGACGGTACGCCTCATCGCCCACGCCGATCCCGGGATCCGCCTGACTGCGCGGATCGCCAGTGTCTCGCTGGCGGCGGCGCAGCCCTCCCCGGGCAGCCTCGAGGCACGAGTCCGCACCGCGGCGGGCGCCGCCTGGCGGCCTGGAATGACCGGGGAGGCGAGCATCCAGGTCCGGAACTCCAACCTTTGGGGCTCCCTCTGGTGGGCCCTCCGGCGGCGGATCAGGAGCGACATCCTGCTCTAG
- a CDS encoding serine/threonine-protein kinase, with amino-acid sequence MSSHRDQTIPRDMVALVRKAFQGLYEIEREIGKGGNARIYLARKPQGPPVALKVLHPELLVSVAADRFLREIKLASQLDHPHIAKLLDSGERDWIVYYVMTYIEGLTLREVLTQSSRISVPDALRLAGHLLDALDHAHARGIIHRDVKPENVVMSPIGAVLLDFGIARAVWASGSDRLTRSGIAVGTSTYMSPEQITALQELDRRSDLYSLACVLFECLAGQPPFSHRNEAMVLQLHLTQPPPDVRDLRPEVPAELARGIARAMAKTPEERWQSAAAMRDALTAVVVG; translated from the coding sequence GTGTCATCTCACAGGGACCAGACCATTCCCCGCGACATGGTGGCGCTCGTCCGCAAGGCCTTTCAGGGCCTCTACGAGATCGAGCGTGAGATCGGGAAAGGCGGCAATGCGCGGATTTATCTGGCGCGGAAGCCGCAAGGCCCTCCTGTTGCCCTCAAGGTTCTCCATCCCGAGCTGCTGGTCAGCGTGGCGGCAGACCGGTTCCTGCGGGAGATCAAGCTCGCCTCCCAGCTCGATCACCCGCACATCGCGAAGCTGCTCGACTCCGGCGAGCGGGACTGGATCGTGTACTACGTCATGACCTACATCGAAGGCCTGACCCTCCGGGAGGTGCTGACCCAGTCGTCCCGGATATCGGTTCCCGATGCCCTGCGCCTGGCGGGCCACCTGCTCGATGCGCTGGACCACGCCCATGCGCGAGGGATCATCCACCGGGACGTCAAGCCGGAGAACGTGGTGATGTCGCCGATCGGCGCCGTGCTGCTCGACTTCGGCATCGCGCGCGCGGTGTGGGCGTCCGGGAGCGACCGGCTCACCCGCTCCGGCATCGCCGTGGGCACGTCCACCTACATGAGTCCGGAGCAGATCACGGCCTTGCAGGAGCTGGACCGGCGGAGCGACCTCTACTCGCTGGCCTGCGTGCTTTTCGAGTGCCTGGCCGGCCAACCCCCATTCTCGCACCGGAACGAGGCGATGGTGCTCCAGCTCCACCTCACCCAACCGCCCCCGGACGTCCGGGACCTCCGGCCGGAGGTCCCGGCGGAGCTGGCACGGGGCATCGCTCGGGCAATGGCCAAGACGCCGGAGGAGCGCTGGCAATCGGCGGCGGCGATGCGGGACGCCCTCACGGCGGTGGTGGTCGGCTAG